A DNA window from Patescibacteria group bacterium contains the following coding sequences:
- the rnc gene encoding ribonuclease III encodes MKFELLNLHVNGMKDFSEFEKRIGVEFNDKNLLKQAFIHRSYLNENPGLGLSHNERLEFLGDAVLELVTTDYLYRTYTDKTEGELTAYRAALVNTISISKAAVAIGANEFLLLSKGESKDTGKARQYILANTYESIIGAIFLDLGYEASAKFIAETLLPYLTEIISNRLWQDAKSYFQERSQEYVGVTPSYSVLEEEGPDHEKHFTVGIFLRDELVARGEGESKQEAEQEAARNALLEKGWNGHDIA; translated from the coding sequence TTGAAATTTGAGCTTTTGAATTTACACGTGAACGGCATGAAAGATTTTTCCGAGTTTGAAAAAAGGATCGGTGTGGAATTTAACGATAAGAATTTACTCAAACAAGCATTTATCCATCGTTCCTATCTCAACGAAAATCCCGGGCTGGGCCTCTCACATAATGAGCGGCTGGAATTTCTTGGTGATGCTGTTTTGGAATTGGTAACCACAGACTATTTGTACCGTACGTATACCGATAAAACCGAAGGCGAATTGACCGCGTATCGGGCGGCGCTGGTGAATACGATAAGTATTTCAAAAGCGGCAGTCGCGATCGGCGCCAACGAGTTTCTCTTGCTTTCCAAAGGGGAATCAAAAGACACAGGGAAAGCGCGACAATACATTTTAGCAAACACGTATGAATCGATCATCGGCGCTATTTTTCTTGATCTTGGATATGAAGCATCGGCGAAATTTATTGCCGAGACACTCCTTCCATATCTTACAGAGATCATTTCCAATCGTCTGTGGCAAGACGCAAAAAGTTATTTTCAAGAACGCTCACAGGAATATGTGGGTGTTACTCCTTCCTATAGCGTGCTTGAAGAAGAAGGCCCCGACCATGAAAAGCATTTTACCGTCGGCATTTTTTTGCGCGATGAGCTTGTCGCGCGCGGTGAGGGAGAGTCTAAACAGGAAGCCGAGCAGGAAGCGGCGCGCAACGCTCTTCTGGAAAAAGGGTGGAACGGCCACGATATTGCGTAA
- the nusB gene encoding transcription antitermination factor NusB: protein MANRHLSRSIVMQSLFEWDFNGNKNIAIEDTVTRNAAEFAPGVKDTSFMKALAKGVLEKQGKIDAIITKAAPDWPLEKISIVDRNVLRIGLSELLFGDRKEVPPKVAINEAIELAKTFGGENSGKFVNGVLGAVYKELGEPGKDESSQKNNKVIDPATLPVDGLVGALVYAREGADVYLGLIHDVFGHWTLSKGHLKENEEEKDGVVRKVKEEMGAVVSTVHDTLGVNEYIASDPKQGKIRKRVSYFLAEAKFDDLVTGESGGIDDAKWFKLADVVNLNIYDDILPIVTKGIHILLTKK, encoded by the coding sequence ATGGCGAATCGGCACCTTTCAAGAAGTATTGTCATGCAGTCCCTCTTTGAGTGGGATTTTAACGGCAATAAAAATATCGCCATTGAAGATACCGTAACGCGCAATGCCGCGGAGTTTGCTCCCGGCGTAAAAGATACTTCGTTCATGAAAGCTCTTGCAAAAGGGGTTCTGGAGAAGCAAGGGAAAATAGACGCGATCATTACCAAAGCGGCTCCCGATTGGCCGCTTGAAAAGATCTCAATAGTTGATCGCAACGTGCTCCGCATCGGACTCTCCGAACTTCTTTTTGGAGACAGGAAAGAAGTGCCGCCCAAAGTAGCGATCAATGAAGCAATTGAGCTCGCAAAGACATTCGGCGGCGAGAACAGCGGCAAGTTTGTGAATGGTGTTTTGGGGGCCGTGTATAAAGAACTTGGCGAACCCGGGAAGGACGAGAGTTCGCAAAAAAATAACAAGGTCATTGACCCTGCGACACTTCCCGTAGACGGACTCGTGGGCGCACTTGTCTATGCGCGTGAAGGCGCGGACGTGTATCTCGGTTTGATCCATGATGTGTTTGGCCACTGGACGCTCTCAAAGGGGCATCTCAAAGAGAATGAGGAAGAAAAAGACGGCGTTGTCCGAAAAGTGAAAGAAGAAATGGGGGCGGTGGTCTCCACAGTGCACGATACGCTCGGCGTGAATGAATACATCGCTTCAGACCCTAAGCAGGGGAAAATAAGAAAACGCGTATCATATTTTCTGGCAGAAGCGAAGTTTGATGATCTTGTTACGGGCGAGTCGGGAGGAATTGATGATGCCAAGTGGTTCAAGCTTGCTGATGTGGTGAATCTTAATATATACGATGATATTTTACCGATTGTGACAAAAGGGATACATATATTATTAACTAAAAAATAG
- the rpmF gene encoding 50S ribosomal protein L32: MRHTRGHTGNRRSHHALTTPRLSLCGKCGEGHLRHKMCGNCGTYRGREIVDVLAQVNRKAERAKAKTRELGKEPKAEEGSAGAKEPLEAKGKKK; encoded by the coding sequence ATGCGACACACCCGTGGACACACGGGCAATAGGCGGTCTCATCATGCGCTTACCACGCCGCGTCTTTCTCTGTGCGGCAAGTGCGGGGAAGGCCATCTCCGCCATAAAATGTGCGGCAATTGCGGCACCTACAGAGGCAGAGAGATTGTTGACGTATTGGCACAAGTGAACAGAAAAGCGGAGCGCGCAAAGGCCAAAACGCGTGAGCTTGGCAAGGAACCAAAGGCTGAAGAAGGGTCCGCGGGCGCGAAAGAGCCTCTGGAGGCCAAAGGCAAGAAGAAATAG
- a CDS encoding NUDIX domain-containing protein, whose translation MQRGEGYGSISAILLRLCGGNIAVLVLPDRKPRIEELPTKFTLPGGSIKEGESEEDALTREVEEETGLIISPKQCTRVAGFSKEFKKQGTRHTFWLVQNKWKGVLRHIGLHGETGKPQWWGVDLALQKKNGLHFSHKLALYCALKEGGFAKDFKDIAHLLREHEDLHTSYRFS comes from the coding sequence ATGCAACGAGGAGAGGGGTATGGTTCAATATCCGCTATCCTGTTACGGCTATGCGGTGGAAATATAGCCGTGCTCGTCCTACCGGACCGGAAACCTAGAATTGAAGAATTGCCAACGAAATTTACACTTCCCGGGGGAAGTATCAAGGAAGGGGAGAGTGAAGAAGATGCGCTGACTCGCGAAGTAGAAGAAGAGACAGGTCTCATCATCTCACCAAAACAGTGCACGCGTGTTGCCGGTTTTTCTAAGGAATTCAAAAAACAGGGGACACGACATACTTTTTGGCTCGTGCAAAATAAGTGGAAAGGCGTTCTTCGCCACATCGGTCTCCATGGAGAGACGGGGAAACCGCAGTGGTGGGGCGTGGACCTTGCGCTCCAGAAGAAAAACGGACTCCACTTTTCCCACAAGCTTGCGTTATACTGCGCGCTTAAAGAAGGCGGCTTTGCAAAAGATTTCAAGGATATCGCCCACCTGCTTAGGGAGCATGAGGACTTGCACACATCCTATCGCTTCTCGTGA
- a CDS encoding ribonuclease HII has protein sequence MGNVIRSVKYVIGIDEVGRGPLAGPVAVGVMASALPARKLSRLFRSVKDSKKLSAQKREEWFARIREETRRGVLIYHVSFVSSRVIDRHGISYALKKAMKMSLMKLACDPKMCRVLLDGGLVAPEEYVSQKTIIKGDEKEILIALASIAAKVLRDRKMTGYGKQYPQYLFPQHKGYGTKEHMERIKQHGISPIHRKSFLKRVDPVVDFGIARSARQKRVMPKFTIGVDLR, from the coding sequence ATGGGGAACGTGATCCGGAGCGTGAAATATGTGATTGGCATTGATGAGGTGGGGAGAGGTCCTCTGGCCGGACCCGTGGCCGTGGGGGTGATGGCAAGCGCACTGCCGGCACGCAAGCTCTCGCGCTTGTTTCGCTCCGTCAAGGATTCAAAGAAACTCTCGGCACAGAAACGCGAGGAATGGTTTGCGCGCATCAGAGAGGAAACAAGGCGCGGAGTATTGATATATCATGTTTCTTTTGTAAGTTCGCGGGTGATAGATCGGCACGGTATTTCGTACGCGCTCAAGAAAGCAATGAAGATGTCTTTGATGAAACTGGCATGCGATCCAAAAATGTGTCGCGTCCTTCTTGACGGAGGCCTCGTGGCGCCCGAAGAATATGTCTCCCAGAAAACCATCATCAAAGGGGACGAGAAAGAAATCCTCATTGCGCTCGCGTCCATTGCGGCGAAAGTGTTGCGTGACAGAAAAATGACGGGGTATGGAAAGCAGTATCCCCAGTATCTCTTTCCTCAACACAAGGGTTATGGAACAAAGGAGCACATGGAGCGTATCAAACAACATGGCATTTCTCCCATACATCGAAAGAGTTTCCTTAAAAGGGTTGACCCCGTAGTAGATTTTGGCATTGCACGAAGTGCGCGCCAGAAGCGCGTTATGCCAAAATTCACTATCGGGGTTGACTTAAGGTAG